A part of Candida albicans SC5314 chromosome 2, complete sequence genomic DNA contains:
- the DCK1 gene encoding guanine nucleotide exchange factor DCK1 (Putative guanine nucleotide exchange factor; required for embedded filamentous growth; activates Rac1; has a DOCKER domain; similar to adjacent DCK2 and to S. cerevisiae Ylr422wp; regulated by Nrg1; Spider biofilm induced), whose amino-acid sequence MTWIRTDFLIKGKIIKPFLPNDKHPNLKNKNFKNLYPGDQVFIFEVKDTKWARVHAVTKPLPTDYIACTAFLHDLLVDKSNVVVVPLSYIKILKEMPSEDIRISKKFNNIHENSEIPTIRDTELARQEAVDGTILNEFIKKSVPPRPTKRDHSRDTLLDEIKYSLELLNAHIFAVYSKSEFRLFEKLTSIYYSLYEIRTKLNHHLLTSEEAQVARETATFLLNRIPKILASRASRLGKDVIELDYSDTDVSGYKSILSRDAETGEVLSLKTALPPRIALNNELGALVPNYPINIHDNFHNYSLKPSANKKFYHDPPSHILVDFKSVTGSSAYQPPGFAGMVAYMYIRNSKKRLTEAFAVHTNSVEDFVHVEKISAALFRNLPASEIENNRVYLVAVLTEEVDLNIKGTGHTPTIKRVKKGVAAGVADITRIFPRAEGSLQSGEAHNFSIKLFGSYLSKKGHKNMVEDLRGLSNNGWGELVDRIIAGSSQGVAVNPRAEKLVITVKEFKHQFQGNVANQLSSSAPISRIKPIFFDPLAENYERIYLKMGKVTLLGSNAREDLLTFEVSTPNNELITFAKASNQQEKRYWQFISVFPGESIGEIVKVNGVALKNSSKKLPKDDYILLSLYVNGVLAGEGRLLYKSGNRLVEFNKKKTHTIEIISATHNVPMAHIELSTEYVGKVYNSDVSIDNIFQYERFFQNGQKGIDELSNSLVAFTRLDIAQVVKYFPELLSSLYGIIGFSSHHSGPSIEILEDNTFKAVIHLLDTVFGKQDQYLYLLDNFIAKYKSSNQIGIFLLTKVEQIFNRAGSSWNSVSRSVCRVLSIILRISILSMNAPNEQDLYLQTLNNLFKSIAYLLTLDSTNMIDDQVLVMDIIDYIFAFDVNFKGSELVQIMINCIDSIGLKGVGVDELSMESTPAGSRSIKDHKIIIGKLLLILRLLNSDLVKEESSRCILIPKAITWAVDVFLAPTDIEATRLACSVLNAACTALWNDGVIGKYQGDMEICYSLAKFLPAISRTFIKYNKFTRGNGSFKKKRVFTQLFPSTYPFIEFSIDPVVNDESMVEVLVELAITFSFVARVGKEAAGNEGYITILDSRIENDFFIPEKYLASDFHGEDILTLLSGIRYMRLGKYFPETKWYSTYSVIIEGCLCAIELVRPLVIINQLPALDDSESFDRTLWGNYLRSLFKLAVLPPVAVEHLSDVPKSACAKITNDVRKRAAFLINEAWDSLAWDATDEDMLRFNLKKFGGYQVEFINDEFGILPDLMLLGLQRDSECQSVAIKILWSIMISEYILSDTLQDVERQCLLGLHEIYHNNSYKPTSLDQENFIERMKMTVRLDREDEAFDIIYNFIQNLSSFFGTLNYYISVPFGPEYEEDRIFHEIKLKAQIKNAGKPELFNSYIHQMYEKYLSQNDYVQAALSLELLASTYSWDHHIIVPASFRPKFPEQSSFERKEILLKMIANNFVKGNSLEKAADTYNELLDSYNEHTYDLKSFAYVHNKLAQLYLDMESSDKLTPTYFKVEAIGGGFPTYLTQISQIFQGLPFEHITSIHERFLKVFPGAKIISDDAEAIRLKEKATNGRYLYIKTVEPVYEFSDKLINTSLGVRQYARNKDLRFFTSLKKFPGATSVFDLWTEETTYETWLSFPTLMNRSFIKDSKTVKLSPLDNAVRTIAAKNDDLIQLEAFINAALKEKTDYSHYFNDLSRQLAGTVDSPVNGGVGQYRAFFSDSKYQINEESIAKTELLRNAFNDLAIILYRCLNLHGSLIGLSMKSSHQALVELFRKNFQEEIVALRLGEEATITAPSSSRVSIFHNKRANGLMTERANSISNMSGAGSTYSGSRLARSPTNASSVSSNNSSITRSGRASNTSGYPASVIQPGYTGLKGSSLKNGNGSVTSKSINGSGKTNAINTKW is encoded by the coding sequence ATGACTTGGATCAGAACtgattttttgataaagGGGAAAATTATCAAACCTTTTTTACCCAATGATAAACatccaaatttgaaaaataaaaatttcaagaatttataTCCTGGAGATCaagttttcatttttgaagTTAAAGATACTAAATGGGCTAGAGTTCATGCCGTGACTAAACCTCTCCCAACAGATTATATTGCCTGTACAGCTTTTTTACATGATTTATTAGTTGACAAGAgtaatgttgttgttgttccatTAAGttatatcaaaattttgaaagaaatgCCATCAGAAGACATTCGAATCAgtaaaaaattcaacaatatccATGAAAATAGTGAAATCCCTACTATTCGTGATACAGAATTAGCACGTCAAGAAGCTGTAGATGGTACtattttgaatgaatttattaaaaaatctGTCCCACCAAGACCCACCAAAAGAGACCATTCACGTGATACACTtcttgatgaaattaaatattcattAGAATTACTTAATGCTCATATTTTTGCTGTTTATTCTAAAAGTGAATTtagattatttgaaaagttgacatcaatttattatagtTTATATGAGATTAGAactaaattgaatcatcatTTATTGACATCTGAAGAAGCTCAAGTGGCTAGAGAAACTGCCACTTTCTTGTTGAATAGAATACCCAAGATTTTAGCTTCTAGAGCTTCTAGATTGGGTAAAGATGTCATTGAATTGGATTATTCCGACACTGATGTTTCCGGTTATAAATCTATTTTATCAAGAGATGCAGAAACGGGTGAGGTTTTATCTTTGAAAACAGCTTTACCACCAAGAATAGCAttgaataatgaattgGGTGCTTTGGTTCCTAATTATCCAATTAATATTCATGATAATTTCCATAATTACTCTTTGAAACCATCGGCtaacaagaaattttatCATGATCCACCATCACATATTTTAgttgatttcaaatctgTTACTGGTTCCTCAGCTTATCAACCTCCAGGATTTGCTGGTATGGTGGCCTATATGTACATTCGTAACTCCAAGAAAAGATTAACAGAGGCATTTGCCGTACACACTAATTCAGTTGAAGATTTTGTTcatgttgaaaaaatcagTGCTGCATTATTTAGAAATCTTCCTGCCagtgaaattgaaaacaatagaGTTTACCTTGTTGCTGTTTTAACAGAAGAAGTTGACTTAAACATTAAAGGTACGGGGCATACTCCAACAATTAAAAGAGTGAAAAAGGGTGTTGCCGCTGGTGTAGCTGATATCACCAGAATTTTCCCTAGAGCAGAAGGTTCACTTCAATCTGGTGAAGCccataatttttcaattaaattgtttGGTTCTTATTTGAGTAAAAAAGGTCACAAGAATATGGTGGAAGATCTCAGAGGTCTTAGTAATAATGGTTGGGGTGAACTTGTTGATAGAATTATTGCTGGTTCTAGTCAAGGAGTAGCTGTTAATCCAAGAGCAGAAAAATTGGTGATCACAGTAAAGGAATTCaaacatcaatttcaaGGTAATGTGGCCAATCAATTATCATCTAGTGCACCAATATCTAGAATTAAACCAATTTTCTTTGATCCATTGGCGGAAAATTATGAACgtatttatttgaaaatgggTAAAGTTACTTTATTAGGATCTAATGCCAGAGAAGATTTATTGACATTTGAAGTCAGTACTCctaataatgaattgattacCTTTGCCAAAGCTTCCAATCAACAGGAAAAAAGATATTGGCAATTTATATCTGTCTTCCCCGGTGAATCCATTGGTGAAATTGTTAAAGTTAATGGAGTtgcattgaaaaattcatctAAAAAATTACCTAAAGATGATTATATTCTTTTATCATTATATGTTAATGGGGTTCTAGCTGGTGAAGGAAGATTACTTTATAAATCCGGTAATAGATTGGTTGAATtcaataagaaaaagacTCATAccattgaaattatttcCGCAACCCATAATGTTCCTATGGCTCATATTGAACTTAGTACTGAATACGTTGGTAAAGTTTATAATTCTGACGTTtctattgataatattttccAATACGAAagatttttccaaaatggACAAAAAGGTATTGATGAACTTTCTAATTCATTGGTTGCTTTCACGAGATTAGATATTGCTCAAGTTGTCAAATATTTCCCAGAATTATTAAGTTCATTATACGGAATTATTGGATTTTCTAGTCATCATAGTGGACCTAGTATTGAAATTCTTGAAGATAATACTTTTAAAGCCGTGATTCATTTGTTAGATACGGTTTTCGGTAAACAAGATCAATACTTGTATCttcttgataatttcattgCCAAATATAAAAGTCTGAATCAAATTGGTATTTTCTTATTGACTAAAGTTgaacaaattttcaatagaGCAGGATCAAGTTGGAATTCGGTTTCTAGATCAGTTTGTCGTGTTCTTTCGATTATTTTGAGAATTTCGATTTTATCAATGAATGCACCAAATGAACAAgatttatatttacaaacattgaacaatttatttaaatcaattgctTATCTTCTTACTTTGGATTCCACCAACATGATTGATGATCAAGTACTTGTTATGgatattattgattatatttttgCCTTTGACGTCAATTTCAAAGGATCAGAACTTGTTCAAATAATGATCAATTGTATTGATTCTATTGGTCTTAAAGGTGTGGGAGTTGATGAACTTAGTATGGAGTCAACTCCGGCTGGTTCTCGTTCAATTAAAGATCACAAGATCATTATTggtaaattattattaattttgagATTACTCAATTCTGATTTAGTCAAAGAGGAAAGTAGTAGATGTATTTTGATTCCAAAGGCAATCACATGGGCCGTTGATGTATTCCTTGCCCCTACTGATATTGAGGCAACAAGATTGGCATGTAGTGTGCTTAATGCTGCTTGTACAGCTTTATGGAATGATGGTGTCATTGGTAAATATCAAGGAGATATGGAGATTTGTTATTCATTGGCCAAGTTTTTACCTGCTATATCGAGAACTTTCATCAAGTATAACAAGTTTACTAGAGGTAATGGTtcattcaaaaagaaacgTGTGTTCACTCAATTGTTCCCATCAACGTATCCTTTCATTGAATTTTCTATTGACCCGGTAGTTAATGATGAAAGTATGGTTGAAGTTTTAGTTGAACTTGCAATtacattttcatttgttgcTAGAGTCGGGAAAGAAGCAGCAGGAAATGAGGGTTATATCACAATTTTGGATTCacgaattgaaaatgattttttcatcccggaaaaatatttggcaTCTGATTTCCATGGTGAAGATATACTTACATTACTTTCAGGGATTAGATATATGAGATTGGGTAAATATTTCCCTGAAACCAAATGGTATTCAACATATTCTGTCATTATTGAAGGTTGTTTATGTGCCATTGAATTGGTGAGACCATTAGTgattatcaatcaattacCAGCATTGGATGATTCTGAATCATTTGATAGAACCCTTTGGGGGAACTATCTTAGAAGTTTGTTTAAATTGGCCGTGTTACCACCTGTGGCAGTCGAGCATTTGTCTGATGTTCCAAAAAGTGCTTGTGCCAAAATAACCAACGATGTTCGTAAACGGGCtgcatttttaattaatgaagcTTGGGATTCTTTAGCTTGGGATGCAACTGATGAAGATATGCTTAgatttaatttgaaaaaatttggtgGTTATCaagttgaatttattaatgatgaatttggaATCTTGCCTGATTTGATGTTACTTGGATTACAAAGAGATAGTGAATGTCAAAGTGTTGCCATCAAGATTTTATGGTCGATCATGATTTCCGAATATATTTTAAGTGATACTCTTCAAGATGTTGAAAGACAATGTTTACTTGGTTTACATGAAATTTatcataataattcttATAAACCAACGTCATTGGATcaagaaaatttcattgaaagaatgaaaatgaCAGTTAGATTGGATAGAGAAGATGAAGcatttgatattatttataattttattcaaaatctttcatcatttttcgGTACTcttaattattatattagTGTACCATTTGGTCCTGAATATGAAGAAGATAGAATTTTCcatgaaattaaattgaaagcacaaattaaaaatgcCGGGAAACCAGaacttttcaattcttaTATTCATCAAATGTATGAAAAGTATCTTTCTCAAAATGATTATGTTCAGGCCGCTTTAAGTTTGGAATTACTTGCCAGTACTTATTCTTGGGATCATCATATAATTGTACCAGCAAGTTTTAGACCAAAATTCCCAGAACAAAGTtcatttgaaagaaaagaaatattattgaaaatgatagctaataattttgttaaGGGAAATAGTCTTGAAAAAGCAGCTGATACttataatgaattattagattCATATAATGAACATACTTatgatttgaaaagttTTGCTTATGTTCATAATAAATTGGCTCAATTATATTTGGATATGGAATCTTCAGATAAATTAACCCCTACATATTTCAAAGTTGAAGCCATTGGTGGTGGGTTCCCTACTTATTTGACACAAATATCTCAAATTTTCCAAGGTTTGCCATTTGAACATATCACATCAATTCATGAACGATTCCTTAAAGTTTTCCCTGGTGCTAAAATCATTAGTGATGATGCTGAAGCTATTCGTCTTAAAGAAAAAGCCACTAATGGAAGATATTTATACATTAAAACCGTGGAACCAGTTTATGAGTTTTCTGACAAGTTGATTAATACTTCACTTGGGGTAAGACAATATGCTAGAAACAAAGATTTACGATTTTTCACCAGTTTAAAGAAATTCCCAGGGGCTACTTCGGTGTTTGATTTATGGACAGAAGAAACTACTTATGAAACATGGTTATCATTCCCAACTTTAATGAATAGAAGTTTTATTAAAGATTCAAAGACCGTTAAATTGTCGCCATTGGATAATGCAGTTAGAACGATAGCTGCCAAGaatgatgatttgattcaattagAAGCGTTTATCAATGCAGCtcttaaagaaaaaactgaTTATTCACATTatttcaatgatttatcGAGACAATTGGCAGGTACGGTGGATTCGCCAGTAAATGGAGGGGTTGGCCAATATCGTGCATTTTTCTCCGATAGcaaatatcaaattaatgaagaaaGTATTGCTAAAACAGAGTTGTTACGTAATGCATTCAATGATCTTGCTATTATCTTGTATCGTTGTTTGAATTTACATGGTAGTTTGATTGGACTATCGATGAAACTGTCACATCAAGCATTAGTCGAATTGTTTAGAAAGAATTtccaagaagaaattgttgctTTACGTTTAGGTGAAGAGGCGACAATTACAGCTCCATCCTCAAGTCGTGTTTCCATTTTCCACAATAAACGTGCTAATGGTTTAATGACTGAACGTGCCAATTCCATTTCAAACATGTCTGGTGCTGGTTCTACATATTCGGGTTCAAGACTAGCAAGGTCTCCTACTAATGCCTCATCAGTGtcttcaaataattcatcaatcacTAGATCAGGTAGAGCATCAAACACTTCGGGATATCCTGCAAGTGTTATTCAACCAGGATATACTGGGTTAAAGGGATCATCTCTTAAAAATGGTAATGGATCTGTCACttctaaatcaataaacGGATCCGGTAAAACAAATGcaataaatacaaaatgGTAG
- the SSY1 gene encoding Ssy1p (Amino acid sensor; required for wild-type hyphal growth on solid serum or Lees media, not under all conditions; 12 predicted membrane spanning regions; Hap43-repressed; Spider biofilm induced) — protein sequence MIDLEGSDSDSSSLSIHENILFPSLGNSKNNKTRNTQKSSRDDVNSLETNSDSVNHLRSTFIARDRQLPSSTNDDYALEEVDLSDVSPLASRQHVVSPFSTTSISDTVSLDSSILNKIASNIGGNTDGIDQTGKFKYLRLYEKWKKIKIKTQDQKLTKPGQDIPLQTMSSRASSVFNLSQLDDFTRYVKETSLNDRIFHDLQERLPQRNQGGQSGRQDENFQNYLDLDLDVVDEKDLADKFYPTQEDEEKETDRNKRRLFPKRSKKKSLGMSAESRTATNDFLDSYQSSSSDVVSDDPRFLQRKLSVRHLQMISFGGTIGVGLFLNSGKAIAMAGGFGASLAFTIVGTLVLCTIMSFCEMVTFVSVIDGVSGLSSRFIDDAFGFAAGWLYFLSFSTGVAGEVVAGVIMLSYYPHLNTATNTGSTAGFVTLFLALILGSNLVHIQFFGELEYISSLVKMIWAIIMMIVMVVLNRGGFPNTPVMGFKYWQYSKSDFANNIIFGLFRPAFNLHDDGTSSPSEGIGGDKGRFMSLLTAILVVCYAYSGTEIVCIAACEAKNPRKALPSATRRVFWRIIIFYVLSAFLVSLNVYAGDPRLLRYYSGSTGISPSEFATNPAVIQAGGEHCSIDYKVVAGYGSGAQSPWIVALQSSSLCQFSSITNGFLVFFAVSCGNAQLYVSSRTAYSLALQGKAPKFLTYCNRFGIPYNAVLFAGSFGLLAFACVNESATVVFQNLTSLIASSGIFVWFTMCLTFIRFYYGLKRRPDILDRNDKSYPYKSPFQPYSAIVGCIGTLFILFSMGFVVFLKGEWDTMFFFSSYGSIMIFTVLYVGYRFIKGTSVPSLDKLDFDSGRTEMDRYIWDGGRSYNKRNVKEVAHKLVSFLA from the coding sequence ATGATAGACCTAGAAGGGTCAGATAGTGATTCAAGCtcattatcaattcatGAAAACATACTTTTCCCCAGTCTAGGTAATagcaaaaacaataaaaccCGAAATACACAGAAACTGTCAAGAGATGACGTTAATCTGTTAGAGACGAACTCAGATTCAGTTAACCATTTAAGAAGCACATTTATAGCACGAGATCGTCAACTTCCCTCTTCCACAAATGATGACTATGCTTTAGAAGAAGTCGATTTGTCTGATGTTCTGCCGTTGGCTAGCCGACAGCATGTGGTATCACCATTTTCAACCACAAGTATTAGCGATACTGTATCATTAGATAGTTCAATCTTGAATAAAATTGCATCCAATATCGGGGGAAACACTGATGGAATAGATCAAACGGggaaatttaaatatttacgACTATatgaaaaatggaaaaagataaagataaagaCACAAGATCAAAAATTAACCAAACCAGGTCAAGATATACCACTACAAACAATGAGTTCTCGAGCGTCTTCAGTGTTTAATTTATCTCAATTAGATGATTTCACTAGGTATGTGAAAGAAACATCTTTAAACGACAGGATATTTCATGATTTACAAGAGAGACTACCGCAGCGAAACCAAGGAGGTCAACTGGGAAGACAAGAtgaaaatttccaaaattatttggatttggatttggatgttgttgatgagaAAGATTTGGCTGATAAATTTTATCCCACCCaggaagatgaagaaaaagaaacagatCGAAATAAAAGAAGGTTATTCCCTAAAAGAAGTAAGAAAAAATCTTTAGGAATGTCTGCTGAATCAAGGACGGCGAcaaatgattttttggATTCATATCAATCGTCAAGTTCAGATGTTGTTAGTGATGACCCACGTTTTCTTCAACGTAAGTTATCAGTTCGACATTTACAAATGATATCCTTTGGAGGCACGATTGGTGTTGGgttgtttttgaattcaGGGAAAGCGATTGCTATGGCAGGAGGGTTTGGTGCCCTGTTAGCGTTCACTATAGTAGGGACATTGGTTTTATGTACAATAATGTCATTCTGTGAAATGGTTACTTTTGTTTCAGTGATTGATGGTGTATCGGGACTTTCATCACGATTTATAGACGACGCATTTGGATTTGCTGCTGGATGGCTATATTTTTTGAGTTTTTCTACAGGGGTGGCAGGAGAAGTAGTTGCTGGGGTTATTATGTTGTCATATTATCCTCATTTGAATACTGCAACAAATACTGGATCCACTGCTGGATTTGTCACGTTATTTCTAGCTTTGATTTTGGGAAGCAACTTGGTAcatattcaattctttgGTGAGTTGGAGTATATCTCGAGTCTAGTGAAAATGATTTGGGCGATTATTATGATGATTGTAATGGTGGTTTTGAATCGAGGAGGATTTCCTAATACCCCAGTGATGGGATTCAAATACTGGCAGTACCTGAAGTCTGATTTTGCAAACAACATAATCTTTGGATTGTTCCGACCAGCATTTAATCTTCATGATGATGGCACAAGTTCTCCAAGTGAAGGTATTGGTGGAGATAAAGGTAGGTTTATGTCCTTGTTAACAGCAATTTTGGTTGTTTGTTACGCATATAGTGGAACAGAAATTGTTTGTATCGCGGCATGTGAAGCTAAGAATCCAAGAAAGGCATTGCCATCAGCTACAAGAAGGGTGTTTTGGAGAATCATTATATTCTACGTTTTATCAGCATTTTTGGTATCCCTCAACGTTTATGCTGGTGATCCGCGGTTATTACGATACTATCTGGGTTCGACAGGGATTAGCCCGTCTGAGTTTGCTACTAATCCAGCTGTCATTCAAGCCGGTGGAGAACATTGTTCTATAGACTACAAAGTTGTTGCTGGGTATGGGAGTGGTGCTCAAAGTCCATGGATAGTGGCACTTCAAAGCTCTAGTTTGTGTCAATTTAGTTCCATAACCAATGGATTCTTGGTATTTTTTGCTGTTAGTTGTGGGAATGCTCAATTATACGTTAGTTCAAGAACGGCTTATTCGTTGGCATTACAGGGTAAAGCCCCCAAATTTCTCACATACTGCAATAGATTTGGAATACCTTATAATGCGGTATTATTTGCAGGATCATTTGGATTATTGGCATTCGCTTGCGTTAATGAATCGGCAACAGTGGTTTTCCAAAATCTTACCAGTTTAATTGCATCATCGGGTATATTTGTGTGGTTTACAATGTGTTTAACATTTATTAGATTTTATTATGGATTGAAAAGAAGACCCGACATTTTGGATAGAAATGATAAATCATACCCTTATAAATCACCTTTCCAACCATATTCAGCTATTGTTGGATGTATAGGAACATtgtttattcttttttctatGGGGTTTGTGGTGTTTTTAAAAGGTGAATGGGACACaatgtttttcttttcgaGTTATGGgtcaataatgatattcACAGTTTTATACGTTGGTTACAGATTTATTAAAGGCACGTCGGTGCCCAGTTTAGATAAATTAGACTTTGATTCGGGGCGAACAGAGATGGACCGATACATTTGGGATGGAGGTCGAAGCTACAATAAGAGAAATGTCAAAGAAGTTGCGCATAAATTAGTGTCGTTTCTTGCATGA
- a CDS encoding uncharacterized protein (Protein of unknown function; mutants are viable; Hap43-induced gene; oxidative stress-induced via Cap1; rat catheter and Spider biofilm induced), producing the protein MPFRPSYRRRYNSKGFRSNRPQNSHRSEPRTSSGRDRRGYRRYYHQQPSRYAYVEEPDSEIDPTEEDEEDEIINNEEYDEVPLEYYDDEEADFDEEGFDEEDFDEEDFDEDIYYDSEEQPLEYYEEDFSDGNDDTIEDLPIYFYNEDGADADDVEIAYVDSDGNEFIIDNEDLEEAILDEAILEELEANGRVHDLNNEIVEYYDENDGLSSSDSESSSESDLEIDSLNDSSDSSDSSDDSDSSESDSSDDGDSSDSSDDSGVESLDSDVEQEIKDDLLLELIRREFEEELVSSDELTSEDESSDLGSEPEYFEVDTEDEENSEDEGITIYKSLVLPEDIDDEDVVFYDDLGEESDNETTDNTKLLANDSDDEFQVVDLTEDLENSSDYKLEEIDANTYKLNVRFPSLVKDELKIDFLKNENELVIRGKLNLNDADIDEEVDEVSENEEEEEDSDADSFVEELKEKDNNKRAKLAAILAELEKEQPEEDSEEDEDFASPNEEDGEDNEEEEEEEEEEFSGDEDTFIEQIKEDLKSARASRKERIGKILADFKSQEENYNEESDNDFDANEWKGVESEGENQSSDDSEESSSDEDEEIQEDEEELAKQYKNQEVHFEKHFQFDKVIKFNKIQARFVGEDELELIIPNENKTVDDGNCVSIDVEPLQDDDSSITDEIDNTVAIPSLKEVEDVIME; encoded by the coding sequence ATGCCATTCAGACCAAGTTACAGAAGAAGATACAATTCAAAAGGTTTCAGATCTAATAGACCTCAAAATTCTCATAGAAGTGAACCACGAACCTCTTCTGGTCGTGATAGAAGAGGATATAGAAgatattatcatcaacaaccTTCAAGATATGCTTATGTTGAAGAGCCTGATAGTGAAATCGATCCAACTGaggaagatgaagaagatgaaataatcaacaatgaAGAATACGACGAAGTACCACTTGAGtattatgatgatgaggaaGCAGACTTTGATGAAGAAGGctttgatgaagaagactttgatgaagaagactttgatgaagatatttACTATGACAGCGAAGAGCAACCACTTGAATACTACGAAGAAGATTTCAGTGATGGCAATGATGATACCATAGAAGATTTGCCAATTTATTTCTATAATGAAGATGGTGCTGATGCTGATGATGTTGAGATTGCTTATGTTGACTCTGACGGTAATGAATTTatcattgataatgaagatttgGAAGAAGCTATTTTAGATGAAGCTATTTTAGAAGAATTAGAAGCTAATGGAAGAGTTCATGATTTAAacaatgaaattgttgaatattatgatgaaaatgatggaTTAAGTTCGAGTGATTCTGAAAGTAGCAGTGAAAGtgatttggaaattgattcattgaATGACTCCAGTGATTCTAGTGACTCTAGTGATGACAGCGACTCCAGTGAATCTGACTCTAGTGACGACGGCGACTCCAGCGACTCGAGTGACGATAGTGGTGTTGAATCGTTAGATTCCGATGTGgaacaagaaattaaagaCGACTTATTATTAGAACTCATCAGAAGagaatttgaagaagaattggttAGTTCCGATGAACTTACTTCTGAAGATGAAAGTTCCGACTTAGGTTCTGAACCAGAATATTTTGAAGTTGACACcgaagatgaagaaaattcTGAAGATGAAGGAATCACTATATATAAAAGTCTAGTATTACCAGAAGATATCGATGACGAAGATGTTGTATTTTACGATGATCTTGGAGAAGAATCAGACAATGAAACTACTGATAATACAAAATTGCTTGCAAATgatagtgatgatgaatttcAAGTAGTTGATTTGACTGAAGATTTAGAAAATAGTCTGGACTATAAATTGGAAGAGATTGATGCTAACACTTACAAGTTGAATGTTAGATTTCCTTCATTAGTTAAAGATGAGTTGAAGattgatttcttgaaaaatgaaaacgaATTGGTCATTAGAgggaaattgaatttgaacgACGCagatattgatgaagaagttgatgaaGTGAGcgaaaatgaagaagaagaagaagacagTGATGCTGACTCATTCGTTGAAGAGctcaaagaaaaagataacAATAAGCGTGCAAAATTAGCTGCTATTTTGGCTGAATTAGAGAAAGAACAACCTGAAGAGGACTCtgaagaagacgaagatTTTGCAAGTCctaatgaagaagatggtGAAGAcaacgaagaagaagaagaggaagaagaagaagaatttagCGGAGACGAAGATACTTTTATTGAACAAATCAAAGAAGATTTAAAGTCTGCTAGAGCTTctagaaaagaaagaattggaaaaatattGGCAGATTTCAAATCTCAAGAAGAGAATTATAATGAAGAAtctgataatgattttgatgcTAATGAATGGAAAGGTGTAGAAAGTGAAGGTGAAAACCAATCTAGTGACGATTCCGAAGAAAGTTCAAGTGATGAGGACGAAGAAATTCaagaagacgaagaagaattggctaaacaatataaaaaccaagaagttcattttgaaaaacattTCCAATTTGACAAAGTgattaaattcaataagATTCAAGCTAGATTCGTTGGTGAAGATGAACTAGaattaataattccaaatgaaaacaaaactgTTGATGATGGTAACTgtgtttcaattgatgtTGAACCACTTCAAGATGACGATAGCAGCATTAcagatgaaattgataatacaGTTGCAATCCCTTCTCTCAAGGAAGTTGAAGATGTCATAATGGAATAG